A genome region from Chryseobacterium sp. G0186 includes the following:
- a CDS encoding type VI secretion system Vgr family protein, translating to MNTNTSNSEKISENHIPGINRVVKLDIVIEGKMIKHFKHFRLEQSVKKHHHFELTLAHDTLEGVQNHDLEEAQQFLGKRLTVVFKYKDVEGSPERTFVGVITKVGFSQENHSLGNIVLKGYSPTILLDAAPHTQSFGGEQAVNMGIIATNVIKQGIESSKFDVKINAKASSQILYSSQYNETHYNYLCRMAEAYGEQFYYDGEVLHFGNMPPQDKALELIYGSNVSDVNVELKAVHIKPSFYGYNSSSNAKLTSGETPIKHVGNLAKTVYKNNDKIFKTPSLQVAPIKAATDMDVVISQTSTSGSRAVDVFTVSGGTTIPFLYPGCVADINMRKTDSNKTSYFTKLMITEVIHEIDTLGRYKGRFEAIASDTGYIPTPDFTIPIAEPQIATVISNTDPMAQGRVTVRFDWQLHDTTNFIRMMAPDAGGTDQITQNRGYVAVPEVGDQVMIGFVHNHPDRPFVMGGMFHGGTALGGGVDNHLKSIQTRSGIRVLMNDAEGSVTIIDPSGNNYFMDGKGNITVTAPKNMTFNVGENLDINVGNDMRTSVGNDNAVSITNNHKFMSKNYKQTVNENKTVNITGDLKETTSTTTHKAKNGDILLQSSGVAKMLGKIDAKVNKG from the coding sequence ATGAATACTAATACCTCGAATTCCGAAAAGATTTCGGAGAATCATATTCCTGGAATCAACCGTGTGGTGAAGCTGGATATCGTGATTGAAGGCAAGATGATTAAACATTTCAAGCACTTTCGCTTGGAGCAGAGTGTGAAGAAGCACCATCATTTTGAGCTTACACTAGCTCATGATACCTTGGAAGGTGTACAAAACCATGATTTAGAAGAAGCCCAACAGTTTTTAGGAAAGCGTTTAACTGTAGTTTTTAAATATAAAGACGTAGAGGGGAGCCCGGAAAGAACCTTTGTAGGAGTTATTACAAAAGTCGGGTTCAGCCAGGAAAATCATAGCCTTGGAAACATTGTATTAAAAGGGTATAGCCCTACCATTCTACTGGATGCTGCTCCCCATACCCAAAGTTTTGGCGGAGAGCAAGCCGTTAATATGGGAATTATTGCTACTAATGTTATTAAGCAAGGAATAGAAAGCAGTAAATTCGATGTGAAAATTAATGCCAAGGCCTCCTCTCAAATTCTTTACAGCTCCCAGTATAATGAAACCCATTACAACTATCTCTGCAGAATGGCTGAGGCTTATGGAGAACAGTTTTATTATGATGGTGAAGTCCTTCACTTTGGGAATATGCCTCCTCAGGATAAAGCCCTGGAACTGATCTACGGAAGCAATGTTTCCGATGTGAATGTTGAATTGAAAGCGGTTCATATTAAGCCCAGTTTTTATGGGTATAACAGCAGTTCCAATGCTAAACTGACCTCAGGAGAAACTCCCATCAAGCATGTAGGTAATTTAGCAAAAACAGTCTACAAGAATAACGATAAAATATTCAAGACACCATCATTACAGGTTGCACCAATAAAGGCAGCAACGGATATGGATGTGGTGATTTCTCAAACCAGTACCTCAGGAAGCAGAGCTGTAGATGTTTTTACGGTTTCAGGAGGGACAACAATTCCCTTTTTATATCCGGGATGTGTTGCCGATATCAATATGCGAAAAACAGATAGCAATAAAACCTCCTATTTTACTAAGTTGATGATAACAGAAGTGATTCATGAAATTGATACATTAGGTCGCTATAAAGGAAGATTTGAGGCCATTGCTTCAGATACAGGATATATACCAACTCCGGATTTTACGATTCCTATTGCAGAACCTCAGATTGCTACCGTAATATCCAATACAGATCCGATGGCGCAAGGAAGAGTTACCGTAAGATTCGATTGGCAGCTGCATGATACTACCAATTTTATTCGGATGATGGCTCCTGACGCAGGAGGAACAGATCAGATAACCCAAAATAGAGGATATGTAGCAGTACCGGAAGTGGGAGATCAGGTGATGATAGGTTTTGTGCACAACCATCCGGATCGTCCTTTTGTAATGGGCGGAATGTTTCACGGCGGAACGGCCTTGGGAGGCGGCGTAGATAATCATTTAAAATCCATACAGACCAGAAGCGGAATCCGGGTTTTAATGAATGATGCTGAGGGAAGTGTAACGATTATTGATCCAAGCGGGAACAACTATTTTATGGATGGCAAAGGAAATATTACGGTGACAGCTCCTAAAAATATGACCTTCAATGTAGGTGAAAATCTTGACATTAATGTAGGGAATGATATGAGAACAAGTGTAGGGAACGATAATGCCGTTTCGATCACTAATAATCATAAGTTCATGTCTAAGAACTATAAGCAGACCGTTAACGAAAATAAAACCGTCAATATAACAGGAGACCTGAAAGAAACCACCTCTACAACAACCCATAAAGCAAAAAATGGAGATATTCTGCTGCAAAGTTCAGGAGTTGCCAAGATGCTTGGTAAAATAGATGCTAAGGTGAACAAGGGATAA
- a CDS encoding DUF2931 family protein has protein sequence MNKIIKYLLGLLFFTQISCQEKKDQQKTVAMTKYEWSESRSASLGYPMEVYKGGIECEGGEWVNLDDGMIPGNDIWGTVNNGMSKGFKSLPTRLDFIWMSYMENQFYLVDTAIDTHKIKEYFTKGYDVKVTNGSGDIEHLNYKSICVGMAPGGVVVVWVEGIGVQKEIGRYQGKKVTIPESEIAKLDSHENRFWRKDYLDMVHTREQIIPAKVREENKGKPIPFGLWDTYRIRYSWKPVFELPEKAKLNPLANVKLSTVNGEREQFDTAKTPLSENEPRAIPRRIVFDFVGADGKEYGANCDLNEKSVFEAFKTVFNDHPNSTKADIIIKINEANSFFTIKLKGENGKEAFIKADKIEVF, from the coding sequence ATGAATAAAATAATAAAATATTTACTAGGTCTTTTGTTCTTTACTCAGATCTCGTGTCAGGAAAAAAAAGACCAGCAAAAAACTGTGGCAATGACAAAATATGAATGGTCCGAAAGTAGATCTGCATCTTTGGGATACCCAATGGAAGTATATAAAGGAGGAATAGAATGTGAGGGTGGAGAATGGGTAAATTTAGATGATGGAATGATTCCCGGAAATGATATCTGGGGGACTGTTAACAATGGAATGTCAAAAGGATTTAAAAGTCTTCCAACCCGTCTGGATTTTATCTGGATGTCCTATATGGAAAACCAGTTTTATCTTGTAGATACAGCTATTGATACCCATAAAATTAAAGAATATTTCACAAAAGGATATGATGTAAAGGTAACCAATGGAAGCGGAGACATTGAACATTTAAATTATAAGAGTATTTGTGTTGGAATGGCACCCGGAGGAGTAGTGGTTGTCTGGGTTGAGGGTATTGGAGTTCAAAAAGAAATAGGAAGATACCAAGGGAAAAAAGTAACCATCCCGGAATCAGAGATTGCAAAACTGGACAGCCATGAAAACCGTTTCTGGCGGAAGGATTATCTGGATATGGTTCATACCCGTGAGCAGATCATTCCGGCAAAAGTAAGAGAAGAAAACAAAGGAAAACCCATTCCGTTCGGACTTTGGGATACCTATAGAATACGATACAGCTGGAAACCTGTATTTGAACTTCCGGAGAAAGCTAAATTAAATCCTTTGGCCAATGTTAAGCTATCAACAGTTAATGGAGAACGGGAACAATTTGATACCGCTAAAACCCCATTATCTGAAAATGAGCCAAGAGCAATACCAAGAAGAATTGTATTTGATTTTGTAGGAGCTGATGGCAAAGAATATGGAGCTAATTGTGACTTAAATGAGAAATCAGTTTTTGAAGCATTTAAAACAGTATTTAATGATCATCCCAATTCAACCAAAGCAGATATAATAATTAAAATAAATGAAGCCAATAGTTTTTTTACCATAAAACTGAAAGGCGAAAACGGTAAAGAAGCTTTTATAAAGGCTGATAAAATAGAGGTTTTTTAA
- a CDS encoding phospholipase effector Tle1 domain-containing protein — protein MYKSCEQKKYGVYVEGIGTLNNSRDVDDGFQYGSGKSGVRGKVRIGCEMVADRIKELLPDGNTKKKLTRITIDTFGFSRGAAAARNFSYEINGNKRSQDVEIKKSRKVVGYRESGSYGNDALVAEYEDIWLDKDKTEVDPKYLIDGKLPRFGFLGYYLLSKKILSVKQLDELELTVRFIGVYDTVSSYEEFGDMGTVERVGYRGILHASIGSQFNFADDVEQLQLRNPGPFRKAVHFTAENEHRENFSLTPLTTKGVKEKKDSPHIIEKEFPGVHCDIGGAYENGTETVDEIETSNHKPLWALKERRQQLIDEHWYKDPQITINNTALNILTFGSVYRKITGIRFLRKEYSYIPLHFMEKHGKDIYDHQLVAKTESSYSILHDENLIAAGNRLKQYVFEDGEPWTFISDAEVEKAKAKMTVGPSVGNTAAPVENGNGIKNIPAVNVHADRWQELLRTLRNGYLHWSANRDWMGMDPNSDYIRKIY, from the coding sequence ATGTACAAAAGCTGTGAGCAGAAAAAATATGGAGTCTATGTAGAAGGAATCGGTACGTTGAATAATAGCAGAGATGTAGATGACGGTTTTCAATATGGATCCGGTAAATCAGGGGTGAGAGGTAAAGTAAGGATTGGCTGCGAGATGGTTGCTGATAGAATTAAAGAACTTTTACCCGATGGAAATACAAAGAAAAAACTAACCAGAATTACGATAGATACATTTGGATTCAGTCGTGGAGCAGCGGCCGCCAGAAATTTTTCCTATGAAATCAATGGAAACAAAAGGTCGCAGGATGTTGAGATAAAAAAATCAAGAAAAGTAGTAGGGTACAGAGAGAGTGGTTCCTATGGGAATGATGCGCTGGTTGCAGAATATGAAGATATCTGGCTCGATAAAGATAAAACAGAGGTAGACCCAAAATATCTGATAGATGGGAAATTACCCAGGTTTGGATTTCTGGGATATTATCTGTTAAGCAAAAAAATACTGTCCGTTAAGCAGCTTGATGAGCTGGAACTAACCGTCCGCTTTATTGGAGTATATGATACCGTTTCTTCCTATGAAGAGTTTGGCGATATGGGCACGGTGGAAAGAGTAGGATACAGAGGGATATTGCATGCTTCCATAGGCTCTCAGTTTAACTTTGCTGATGATGTGGAGCAATTACAGTTGAGAAATCCCGGACCATTCCGTAAGGCAGTTCATTTTACCGCAGAAAACGAGCATCGGGAAAATTTTTCATTAACACCATTGACCACAAAAGGAGTAAAGGAGAAAAAAGACAGTCCTCATATCATTGAAAAAGAATTTCCGGGAGTTCACTGTGATATTGGTGGGGCCTACGAAAACGGAACAGAAACAGTGGATGAAATAGAAACCTCCAACCATAAGCCGCTTTGGGCATTAAAAGAACGCAGACAGCAGCTGATTGACGAACATTGGTACAAAGATCCTCAGATTACAATTAATAATACAGCCCTTAATATTTTAACGTTTGGAAGCGTATACCGAAAAATTACAGGGATTCGCTTTTTACGAAAAGAGTACAGCTATATTCCGCTTCATTTTATGGAGAAGCATGGAAAAGACATCTATGATCACCAATTAGTTGCAAAAACAGAAAGCAGCTATTCCATTTTGCATGATGAAAACCTGATTGCAGCGGGCAACAGGTTGAAGCAATATGTGTTTGAAGATGGAGAACCTTGGACATTTATAAGTGATGCTGAAGTTGAAAAAGCAAAAGCTAAGATGACTGTTGGTCCTTCCGTTGGAAATACTGCAGCACCCGTTGAAAATGGAAACGGAATAAAGAATATACCTGCAGTCAATGTCCATGCAGACAGATGGCAGGAATTGTTGAGGACCTTAAGAAACGGCTATCTCCATTGGTCTGCCAACAGAGATTGGATGGGAATGGACCCGAATAGTGATTATATAAGAAAGATATACTAA
- a CDS encoding PAAR-like protein gives MGRLDNDGGGIAPETQNPGTAQDNDKLKADNRQKMDDKRAEDEKKEKAEAGLKVVIDTATLECTQCTNPKGIMVVNYNTPTIQEKKTATVKEKGPKSLVFTGNCLKSPYAKLPCATVMNLGEWKGVGTYQSQEQLVLLQQSTIPCKYGKVDIKITDSGQIHQPESIEAKGAPVPEQKDDGKCFCDRDLTLDELKLVVKQLRASEKKKSTAIFADENCPLPESDATYERLLQEINTMFNTYHINTCIRKIHFFAQCYHETARLGTTLEYASGVGYDPGNHTESKQHGHTVVGDGPRYKGRGAMQLTWRDQQMEYFTYVISKKPQLVQGKKINDLFDRKKQYQEKYIYTRIKLDEKGQPVLDKKKRKVKEKVVDLIDVDSAGLLANNLFFAIDSAGWFWDIYKTVEYSSKANKTKYKEILHKNLNEVSDYGDKYLSIISKFVNGGGNGMAERNVYYNELKTNVFKFNTKCINRDKIKK, from the coding sequence ATGGGTAGGTTAGATAACGATGGAGGCGGTATTGCTCCGGAAACTCAGAATCCGGGTACCGCACAGGATAACGACAAGCTGAAAGCCGATAACAGGCAGAAGATGGATGATAAACGTGCTGAAGACGAAAAAAAAGAAAAAGCAGAAGCCGGTTTGAAAGTTGTTATAGATACTGCAACCTTGGAATGTACACAATGTACCAATCCCAAGGGAATAATGGTTGTAAACTATAACACTCCCACCATACAGGAAAAGAAAACAGCAACAGTAAAAGAAAAAGGCCCCAAAAGCCTTGTTTTTACAGGGAACTGTCTTAAAAGTCCTTATGCTAAACTTCCTTGTGCCACCGTAATGAATCTAGGCGAATGGAAAGGAGTGGGAACCTACCAGTCTCAGGAACAACTTGTTCTCTTGCAGCAAAGTACCATTCCTTGTAAATATGGAAAAGTTGATATTAAAATTACAGACAGCGGACAAATTCATCAGCCGGAAAGCATTGAAGCTAAGGGGGCTCCGGTGCCGGAACAGAAAGATGATGGAAAATGTTTCTGTGACAGAGACTTAACATTAGATGAATTAAAGCTTGTCGTAAAACAATTGAGAGCATCTGAGAAGAAAAAATCTACAGCAATATTTGCAGATGAAAACTGTCCTTTACCTGAATCAGATGCTACCTATGAAAGATTGCTTCAGGAAATAAATACAATGTTTAATACATATCATATCAATACATGTATAAGGAAAATTCATTTTTTTGCCCAATGCTATCACGAAACTGCTAGGTTAGGCACTACTTTAGAATATGCAAGCGGGGTTGGATATGACCCGGGAAACCATACTGAATCTAAACAGCATGGGCATACTGTGGTAGGTGATGGGCCTAGATACAAAGGAAGAGGAGCAATGCAATTGACATGGAGAGATCAGCAAATGGAATATTTTACTTACGTGATCTCGAAAAAACCTCAATTAGTACAAGGAAAAAAAATAAATGATCTATTTGACAGGAAGAAGCAATATCAGGAAAAATATATCTATACCAGAATTAAACTTGATGAAAAAGGACAACCTGTATTAGATAAAAAGAAAAGAAAGGTAAAAGAGAAAGTTGTTGATTTGATAGATGTGGATAGTGCAGGATTATTAGCCAATAACCTATTCTTTGCAATTGATTCAGCAGGATGGTTCTGGGATATTTATAAAACTGTAGAGTATTCCTCAAAGGCCAATAAGACAAAATATAAAGAAATCTTACATAAGAATTTAAATGAAGTCTCTGACTATGGAGATAAATATCTTTCTATCATTTCAAAATTTGTAAATGGAGGAGGAAATGGAATGGCAGAAAGAAATGTTTATTATAATGAACTGAAGACAAATGTATTTAAGTTTAATACAAAATGCATCAACCGTGATAAAATTAAAAAATAA
- a CDS encoding tetratricopeptide repeat protein gives MIKLKNKILKIGSATCLFVLGSLSAQSNYYDLDHDHLQDEVKLENGSISVHFGNKKSESFELPEITALTNTTVGYTNPAEITVYYGGDRGLYGAVNIVYKNNWYIKNVNFYSPCQECEDQNFKVLTKNINLPAKDIDSEKLKIDSRGFKSLTFFDHQGILKPYKDLKKLYMDLSGYPLLANQFNETILQDFKKKFPLSKGNLDDYNNIAFALSKNGNYKASIDLLKQIIDKFPNRAVAYLNQADNYWNTGKKDEAKDSYNTYFSLMKSQKKDLRKIPEYVHTRIK, from the coding sequence GTGATAAAATTAAAAAATAAAATATTAAAAATAGGATCAGCTACCTGTCTGTTTGTCCTGGGTTCCTTATCGGCTCAATCCAATTATTATGATTTGGATCATGATCATCTTCAGGATGAGGTTAAGCTTGAAAATGGATCAATAAGTGTTCATTTTGGAAATAAAAAATCTGAAAGCTTTGAATTACCTGAAATTACAGCGCTCACCAATACCACTGTTGGCTATACGAATCCCGCTGAGATTACCGTATATTATGGCGGAGATAGAGGGCTATATGGAGCGGTGAATATTGTATATAAAAATAATTGGTACATAAAAAATGTTAACTTCTATAGTCCTTGTCAGGAATGTGAAGATCAGAATTTTAAAGTTTTAACAAAAAACATTAATCTCCCGGCTAAAGATATAGACTCGGAAAAGCTAAAAATAGACTCAAGAGGATTTAAATCACTGACATTTTTTGATCATCAGGGCATATTAAAACCATATAAAGACCTGAAAAAACTTTACATGGATCTATCCGGTTATCCTTTACTTGCTAATCAGTTTAATGAAACCATATTACAGGATTTTAAAAAGAAATTCCCTTTATCTAAAGGAAACCTTGATGATTACAATAATATAGCATTTGCCCTTTCAAAAAATGGGAATTACAAAGCATCCATTGATCTTCTGAAACAAATTATTGATAAATTTCCCAACAGAGCTGTCGCTTATCTTAATCAGGCAGATAATTATTGGAATACAGGCAAAAAAGATGAAGCAAAAGATAGCTATAACACCTATTTTTCTCTAATGAAGTCTCAAAAAAAAGATCTTAGAAAAATTCCTGAATATGTTCATACAAGAATAAAATAA
- a CDS encoding IS3 family transposase, with translation MVKPSGLREIVNFIRHTYNLSERKSCLAIGISRRSYRYKSKKNDDELIFVLTQISEEHPGYGFWKLYHKIRNLGYGWNHKRVHRVYVALKMSIRRRIRKRLPSRIKENIQIPLRSDECWSMDFMSDSLYDGRRFRILNIADDYNRELLSMEVDTSITSARVVRGLDQLKQQGRKPQRIRVDNGPEFISKTLQLWAQENKVHIQYIQPGKPTQNSLIERLNKSCRDELLNMYVFKNLQDAEEKANQWWIEYNYNRPHEALGNISPKEYKYKMKQSII, from the coding sequence GTGGTAAAGCCTTCTGGTTTACGTGAAATTGTCAACTTTATCCGTCATACCTACAATTTAAGTGAAAGGAAAAGTTGTTTAGCAATTGGTATCAGCAGGCGTAGTTATCGTTATAAGAGCAAGAAAAATGATGATGAATTAATCTTCGTCTTAACGCAAATCTCGGAAGAACATCCTGGTTACGGATTTTGGAAGCTCTATCATAAGATTCGGAATTTAGGCTATGGCTGGAATCATAAACGAGTTCACAGGGTTTATGTAGCCTTAAAAATGAGTATCCGCAGAAGGATAAGAAAAAGGTTACCCAGCCGTATTAAAGAGAATATCCAGATTCCTTTGAGGTCTGATGAATGCTGGAGTATGGATTTTATGAGCGATAGTTTATATGATGGGAGAAGGTTCAGGATATTAAATATTGCTGATGACTATAATCGGGAATTACTTTCTATGGAAGTTGATACCAGTATTACTTCTGCAAGAGTTGTAAGGGGTTTGGATCAGTTAAAACAGCAGGGGCGGAAACCACAACGAATACGGGTAGATAATGGCCCTGAATTTATCTCCAAAACTCTTCAGTTGTGGGCGCAGGAAAATAAGGTGCATATTCAATACATACAGCCAGGAAAGCCAACACAGAACAGCCTTATTGAAAGGCTGAATAAAAGCTGTAGAGATGAACTTCTTAATATGTATGTTTTTAAGAACTTGCAGGATGCAGAAGAAAAAGCAAATCAATGGTGGATAGAATATAATTACAACAGACCACATGAAGCACTAGGAAATATAAGCCCTAAAGAGTATAAGTATAAAATGAAACAATCTATCATTTAG
- a CDS encoding transposase: protein MKKSKYSELQVFGILKEQEQGKSVIEICRNHGITQGTFYRWKSKYSGMESSDIQKMRELESENSKLKKLYAERCLEIEALKDVLSKKW from the coding sequence ATGAAAAAGAGTAAATATTCGGAACTCCAGGTTTTTGGAATCTTAAAAGAACAGGAACAGGGAAAGAGTGTTATTGAAATTTGTCGCAATCATGGCATTACGCAAGGAACTTTCTATCGTTGGAAGAGCAAATATTCGGGTATGGAAAGTTCAGATATTCAAAAGATGCGAGAATTAGAATCTGAAAACTCAAAACTTAAGAAACTTTATGCAGAACGCTGTTTAGAGATTGAAGCCTTAAAGGATGTTTTGTCAAAAAAGTGGTAA
- a CDS encoding Crp/Fnr family transcriptional regulator produces the protein MLIKEELLMNYGAKIVNFTKGKYVFKENDDLVSYFQISTGTVKIVSEKKAGREFIQNISIQGDCLGALFLFLKHPYSVSAIAMENSRIIKLEKLCFDLMLKDNPKILLDLYKYTAENMHYTYLMKGFASESPSEKIMNLFNYLKKSKPPTDSYQVFLTRQQIASLTGLRVESVIRTVKKLQNLGILLVINRKIFY, from the coding sequence ATGCTGATAAAAGAGGAGCTTTTGATGAACTATGGAGCTAAAATTGTAAATTTTACAAAGGGAAAATATGTATTTAAAGAAAATGATGACTTAGTCTCTTATTTTCAAATTTCAACAGGAACTGTGAAGATTGTCAGTGAGAAAAAAGCGGGTCGTGAATTTATTCAGAACATTTCTATTCAAGGTGATTGTCTAGGAGCACTTTTCCTGTTCTTAAAACATCCATATTCTGTAAGTGCCATTGCAATGGAGAATTCTAGGATAATCAAATTGGAAAAATTGTGCTTTGATTTAATGCTAAAAGATAATCCCAAAATACTGTTAGATTTATACAAATATACCGCAGAAAATATGCATTATACCTACCTAATGAAAGGATTTGCATCAGAAAGCCCGTCCGAAAAAATAATGAATCTATTCAATTACTTAAAAAAATCGAAACCTCCGACTGATTCTTATCAAGTATTTCTCACCAGACAGCAAATTGCATCACTAACAGGATTAAGAGTGGAAAGTGTTATAAGAACAGTTAAAAAACTGCAAAATCTAGGAATACTCCTGGTTATCAATCGCAAAATATTTTATTAG
- a CDS encoding beta-1,6-N-acetylglucosaminyltransferase, whose translation MQTSFPITHPHSQTTDLHSTPQVTIAYFIMIHHRPDAFKEMFQKIYTRDQFYLIHIDRKAKAEFTEEIQLYLIHFPNVYILESMNIVSGGFSMIQAELNAMEYLLNVSHDWDYFINLSGEDFPLKSQNIIRQFLTVNNGRNYLFYYDQKFYRPDTLQRIQNHFTELTHKISSFIYKREFMKEVIPYIGGKWFILTRETCVFLTNNKRVMDFEDYYLHTLLPAESFFQTVLLNTAFSDIIVNDDKRAVIEKTFFSKDQYADNFIETLKSSNNLFVRKIDDKTNKNILKYINDTYLLPLPEINEVERELKRNDHDDKWS comes from the coding sequence ATGCAAACTTCATTTCCCATAACTCATCCCCATTCCCAAACTACAGATCTGCATTCAACTCCGCAGGTGACGATTGCTTATTTTATTATGATCCATCATAGACCTGACGCATTTAAAGAGATGTTTCAGAAAATTTATACAAGGGATCAGTTTTACCTTATTCATATTGACCGGAAAGCAAAAGCGGAATTTACAGAAGAAATACAATTATATCTAATACACTTCCCCAATGTGTATATTTTGGAAAGCATGAATATTGTGTCCGGAGGATTTAGTATGATCCAGGCTGAACTTAATGCGATGGAATATCTTTTGAATGTAAGTCATGACTGGGATTATTTTATCAACCTGAGTGGTGAAGACTTCCCACTCAAGTCACAAAATATTATCCGGCAATTCCTTACCGTTAATAACGGAAGAAATTATCTTTTTTATTATGACCAGAAATTTTACAGGCCCGATACACTGCAAAGGATACAAAATCATTTTACAGAGCTGACCCATAAAATATCTTCATTTATTTATAAAAGAGAATTTATGAAGGAAGTTATACCTTATATTGGTGGGAAGTGGTTTATCCTTACAAGAGAAACCTGTGTATTTTTAACCAATAATAAAAGGGTAATGGATTTTGAAGATTATTACCTTCACACTCTTTTACCAGCTGAATCATTTTTCCAGACAGTACTCCTCAACACAGCCTTTAGTGATATTATTGTGAATGATGATAAAAGAGCAGTCATTGAAAAAACTTTTTTTAGTAAAGACCAATATGCTGACAACTTCATCGAAACTCTAAAATCCTCCAATAACCTTTTCGTTAGAAAAATAGATGATAAAACAAATAAAAATATTCTAAAATATATTAATGACACTTATCTTCTTCCTTTACCTGAAATTAATGAAGTTGAAAGAGAACTTAAGAGAAATGATCACGACGACAAATGGTCATAA
- a CDS encoding cold-shock protein, which translates to MQQGTVKFFNEAKGFGFISPTDGSKDIFVHSSGLDSRSIRENDKVVFDVQKSDKGLNAVNVKLA; encoded by the coding sequence ATGCAACAAGGCACAGTAAAATTTTTCAATGAAGCAAAAGGCTTCGGATTTATTTCTCCTACTGACGGGAGTAAAGATATATTTGTACATTCATCAGGGTTAGACTCAAGATCAATCCGTGAAAATGATAAAGTCGTTTTCGATGTACAAAAGAGTGATAAAGGTTTAAATGCGGTTAATGTAAAACTGGCATAA
- a CDS encoding MaoC family dehydratase codes for MIINNFTEYKALEGQMVGFSNWHTIDQNQINRFAEATLDEQWIHVNEEKAKKEGPFTSTIAHGYLLLSLIPYLWKQIAEVRNVKMEINYGIENLKFGQAVHVNSDVKLQATVKSVTDLRGTIKVVVEAKLLIRNHAKPAYTGDVIFLYHFL; via the coding sequence ATGATCATCAATAATTTTACAGAATATAAAGCTTTGGAAGGTCAAATGGTCGGGTTTTCTAACTGGCATACCATAGATCAGAATCAAATCAACAGGTTTGCAGAGGCAACCTTAGATGAACAGTGGATTCATGTCAATGAGGAAAAGGCAAAAAAAGAAGGCCCTTTTACATCAACTATTGCTCATGGCTATTTGCTTTTATCGCTGATCCCTTATCTCTGGAAACAAATTGCTGAGGTGAGAAACGTGAAAATGGAAATCAATTATGGAATTGAGAATCTTAAATTTGGCCAGGCTGTTCATGTAAATAGCGATGTGAAACTACAGGCTACTGTGAAATCGGTGACAGATCTCAGAGGAACTATAAAAGTAGTGGTGGAAGCTAAGCTTCTTATAAGAAATCATGCGAAACCTGCCTATACAGGGGATGTAATTTTTCTATATCATTTTTTATAA
- a CDS encoding heme oxygenase has product MKTIHLFRFNDSIFRKIPFFKEEHRLKTDVMEIDLMNIEIVSEYVVETHDDFSFDNTSGNDLLSMCKKAQKTIEHYFVIRLDHYDFI; this is encoded by the coding sequence ATGAAAACAATACATCTCTTTCGATTTAACGATTCTATTTTCCGTAAAATTCCTTTCTTCAAAGAAGAACATAGGTTGAAAACCGATGTAATGGAAATTGATTTAATGAATATTGAAATAGTAAGCGAATATGTCGTAGAAACCCATGATGACTTTAGTTTTGACAATACATCAGGAAATGATCTTTTATCAATGTGCAAAAAAGCTCAAAAAACAATTGAACATTATTTTGTGATAAGACTGGATCACTATGATTTTATATGA
- a CDS encoding cupin domain-containing protein, with translation MNHRELEKSKVYITSQIVDYIPNSVVSKNILEKLTGNISILSFDDKEGLSEKISPFDTVAQIIEGKAEIIIDGASYFMEEGECIIVPAHKSHSIKGNKRFKMIVTIIKSGYE, from the coding sequence ATGAATCATAGAGAACTTGAAAAATCGAAAGTATATATTACAAGCCAGATTGTAGATTACATCCCAAATTCTGTAGTGAGTAAAAATATACTGGAAAAACTGACCGGTAATATCAGTATTTTATCTTTTGATGACAAAGAAGGGTTATCTGAAAAGATTTCTCCTTTCGATACTGTTGCACAGATCATTGAAGGTAAAGCTGAAATCATTATAGACGGAGCTTCTTACTTTATGGAAGAAGGTGAATGCATTATCGTTCCTGCCCATAAATCTCATTCTATAAAAGGAAATAAGCGCTTTAAGATGATCGTAACAATAATAAAAAGCGGCTATGAATAA